One part of the Macrobrachium nipponense isolate FS-2020 chromosome 38, ASM1510439v2, whole genome shotgun sequence genome encodes these proteins:
- the LOC135209806 gene encoding piggyBac transposable element-derived protein 4-like encodes MFLENEEEILEYFFGLPSESKDDSSENNEPSAAPSTSDENDSFIIVNEDLEAESPDEDDDEYTDDMVMPPEEDEDANDENWADVNNWEEFDEERHELPRFTFKERAKFNCPDQTINNPLELFMLFFTHKLFQTIAVETNRYTEEQISRKRPLQQYSIWQNWQKISVEEMMTFHGTIINMALHRNERSRDFFSKQWVDESSFFRQIFRRDMWFQIFWGLHVSPPATPGSSFMASWRSKVKQVHDYLSERFIRYYHPGCHLSADESTVPFKGRAAFKMYDSKIQQNGASEYMILLMR; translated from the coding sequence ATGTTTCTTGAAAACGAAGAGGAAATCTTAGAATACTTTTTTGGATTGCCTTCGGAATCGAAAGATGATTCAAGTGAAAACAATGAACCGTCTGCTGCTCCTTCCACATCAGATGAAAACGATTCTTTTATCATCGTGAATGAAGACCTGGAAGCGGAATCTCCTGACGAAGATGATGACGAATACACCGACGATATGGTTATGCCCcctgaagaagacgaggacgcAAATGACGAAAATTGGGCCGATGTAAATAACTGGGAGGAGTTTGATGAAGAGAGGCATGAATTACCCAGATTTACTTTCAAAGAAAGAGCAAAATTCAACTGTCCTGATCAAACTATCAACAACCCTTTGGAATTGTTCATGCTCTTTTTTACACACAAACTTTTCCAAACAATTGCAGTTGAAACGAATCGCTACACAGAGGAACAGATAAGTAGGAAAAGGCCTCTGCAACAGTATTCTATATGGCAAAACTGGCAAAAAATCAGTGTGGAGGAAATGATGACCTTTCATGGAACAATAATTAATATGGCTTTACACAGAAATGAGAGATCAAGGGACTTCTTTTCCAAGCAATGGGTGGATGAAAGCTCGTTTTTTCGGCAAATCTTTAGGAGAGATATGTGGTTCCAGATATTCTGGGGTCTTCATGTGTCTCCTCCAGCAACCCCTGGCAGTAGCTTCATGGCATCTTGGCGGTCAAAGGTAAAACAAGTTCATGACTATTTATCTGAACGGTTCATTCGTTATTATCATCCTGGATGCCATCTAAGCGCCGACGAGTCCACAGTGCCATTCAAGGGCAGGGCCGCATTCAAGATGTACGACAGCAAAATCCAACAAAATGGGGCATCAGAATATATGATATTGCTGATGCGCTGA
- the LOC135209807 gene encoding protein GVQW3-like: MSERIEQRYCIKFCYKLGDTQVQTIQKIQQAFGDEAMGITQIKEWYNRFKQGQISVESKPRSGRPSTSRNEEFVENDRRIVEDDRRITIKEITEELLVEQQKQLRLEIAQDLLDCANSDSDFMKTIITGDETWVYSPDMASCDFWLFRKKKATLREAF, encoded by the exons ATGTCGGAGCGCATCGAGCAGCGCTACTGCATTAAGTTCTGCTACAAGCTTGGTGATACACAAGTGCAAACTATCCAGAAGATTCAGCAAGCCTTTGGCGACGAAGCCATGGGAATAACACAGATAAAGGAGTGGTATAATCGCTTCAAGCAAGGACAAATCTCAGTTGAGAGCAAGCCACGGTCAGGCAGGCCATCCACCAGCAGAAACGAAGAATTCGTTGAAAATGATCGTCGAATAGTGGAGGACGACCGTCGTATAACCATCAAAGAAATTACTGAAGAA TTGCTGGTGgaacagcagaaacaactccgCCTGGAAATTGCACAAGACCTGCTTGACTGTGCTAACAGTGACTCTGACTTCATGAAGACTATCATCACTGGTGATGAGACATGGGTGTACTCTCCAGACATGGCATCTTGTGACTTCTGGCTGTTCCGTAAAAAGAAAGCAACTCTAAGGGAAGCGTTTTGA